In one window of Mobiluncus massiliensis DNA:
- a CDS encoding TrkA family potassium uptake protein produces MNMFNRNSTPNSPTHPAGNPQSAVVIGLGRFGLSMATELEASGVEVLGIDCNPEVVQRASALLRHVVRADATDKEALNQLAVEEYACGVVTIGADLAASILSASALLTLHCPQVWAKASSVEQGEILNQMGITRVFYPESEMGLRAAHQVAQSFEDYIDLGHGFALVITSLGPRYCGKTLGELDVRRRDGFSIVAIESPTGTWETAHAKTILSPEDRVMVVAPTRIISKVTRQD; encoded by the coding sequence ATGAATATGTTTAATCGCAACTCCACCCCAAACTCCCCGACCCACCCGGCCGGCAACCCGCAAAGCGCCGTCGTCATCGGCTTGGGACGCTTCGGCCTGAGCATGGCAACCGAGTTGGAGGCCAGCGGCGTGGAAGTGCTCGGTATCGACTGTAACCCGGAAGTCGTGCAACGTGCTTCGGCGCTCCTGCGTCACGTGGTGCGGGCGGACGCCACCGACAAGGAGGCGCTGAACCAGCTGGCGGTCGAGGAGTACGCCTGCGGTGTGGTCACCATTGGCGCCGACCTCGCCGCCTCCATCCTGAGTGCCTCTGCCCTGCTGACCCTGCACTGTCCCCAAGTGTGGGCGAAAGCCTCCAGCGTGGAACAGGGCGAGATCCTCAACCAAATGGGCATCACCCGCGTGTTCTATCCGGAATCCGAGATGGGTTTGCGCGCTGCCCACCAGGTCGCGCAGTCTTTCGAGGATTACATCGACCTGGGTCACGGGTTTGCCCTGGTCATCACCAGTTTGGGGCCGCGCTACTGCGGGAAAACCCTCGGTGAGCTCGACGTGCGCCGCCGCGACGGATTCTCTATCGTGGCTATTGAATCGCCCACCGGCACTTGGGAAACCGCTCACGCCAAAACCATCCTGTCCCCTGAAGACCGGGTCATGGTGGTGGCGCCGACTCGGATAATCTCCAAAGTCACTCGCCAAGACTAA
- a CDS encoding potassium transporter TrkG, producing the protein MARISEFNPGRKISAAFLITILVGTVLLMLPASRSGTAVAVTFDIVTPRTIPAGVPVCGPAFAGGAPLSIALFTAASATSVTGLIVVDTGSYWSAFGQAVILALIELGGIGTMTVVTLLASALRKRATFEDRAIAKVWFGLTPREVRHSVAQIVVASFLLQLVFSLFNSLYLWFSGHATSPLQAVAHGVFLTGSAFNNAGFAPYVDSLMSFSADPFLLLSLAALIVIGGLGFPVWLVLYHNGLHWWKWGMTTRITLLGTAVAIVFGWVAITALEWHNPDTLGAMPVPERILNGLFSSVSPRTAGFNSLDISQQYPETWLITDGLMLIGGGPAGTAGGMKITTVTVVMATLWGEIRGAHAINILGWRLARSAQRQALAVFSLFSGLVAVGTFLLMLFTPFNLNQCLFEICSALGTVGLSTGITPMLPVAAQFMVIIFMILGRVGPLTLAAALATRKRPVAYELPRDHPLIG; encoded by the coding sequence TCCGGCGTCCCGAAGCGGCACTGCGGTTGCCGTGACTTTCGACATCGTCACCCCCCGAACTATCCCCGCCGGTGTCCCCGTCTGTGGGCCAGCGTTTGCGGGCGGAGCTCCCCTGTCAATCGCGCTCTTCACCGCCGCTTCCGCCACCAGTGTGACGGGGCTTATCGTGGTCGACACGGGAAGCTACTGGTCCGCTTTCGGGCAAGCTGTCATTCTTGCCCTCATTGAGTTGGGCGGTATCGGCACCATGACCGTGGTCACCCTGCTCGCCTCGGCGTTGCGCAAACGCGCCACTTTCGAGGACCGTGCCATCGCCAAAGTGTGGTTCGGCTTGACTCCGCGCGAAGTGCGTCATTCCGTGGCGCAGATCGTGGTCGCTTCATTCCTGCTGCAACTGGTTTTTTCTTTATTCAACAGCCTCTATCTGTGGTTTTCCGGGCACGCCACCTCGCCGCTGCAGGCGGTGGCGCACGGGGTTTTCCTCACAGGTTCCGCTTTCAACAACGCCGGTTTTGCTCCTTACGTAGATTCCCTGATGAGTTTCAGCGCCGACCCCTTCCTGCTGTTGAGCCTGGCCGCGCTCATCGTGATAGGGGGGTTGGGCTTTCCCGTCTGGCTGGTGCTCTACCACAACGGCCTGCACTGGTGGAAGTGGGGCATGACCACTCGCATCACGTTGCTGGGAACCGCGGTGGCGATTGTGTTCGGCTGGGTCGCCATCACGGCTCTGGAATGGCACAATCCCGATACTTTAGGGGCGATGCCGGTTCCGGAACGGATTCTCAACGGGCTGTTTTCCTCCGTTTCCCCGCGCACCGCGGGTTTCAACTCCCTTGACATTTCCCAACAGTACCCGGAGACCTGGCTCATCACCGATGGGTTGATGCTGATTGGTGGGGGTCCGGCCGGTACCGCGGGAGGTATGAAAATCACTACGGTGACCGTGGTGATGGCGACCCTCTGGGGTGAAATCCGGGGGGCTCACGCCATCAATATCCTGGGTTGGCGCCTGGCGCGTTCGGCTCAGCGTCAAGCCTTGGCGGTGTTTTCGCTGTTTTCCGGCCTGGTCGCGGTGGGAACTTTCCTGCTGATGCTCTTTACACCTTTCAACCTCAACCAGTGCCTGTTTGAAATCTGTTCCGCCCTGGGCACCGTGGGTCTGAGTACCGGAATCACTCCCATGTTGCCTGTTGCGGCGCAGTTCATGGTAATAATCTTTATGATTCTGGGACGTGTCGGGCCGCTGACTTTGGCTGCGGCCCTCGCGACCCGGAAACGGCCGGTAGCCTACGAACTTCCTCGTGACCATCCCCTTATCGGTTAG